Genomic window (Anaerolineae bacterium):
GCATGATGGTTTAATGAGAACAACAAGATAACTGGCCTCTATATTTGTTAATTGACACCAAAGGAGCTGTCTTTTGCCAACAAAATATAGAATCAAACTCAGCGAGTATCACGATTCCGTCACCCTCATGGAAACCGCGCGCAAGCTGACCCAACTGCCTGGCGTCAGCGATGCGGCGGTGGTGATGGCCACCGAAGCCAATAAATCCATCTTACAAGAAGCAGGCCTGCTTCTGCCGGAGATTAAAAAAGCCGCCGCCAATGACCTGGTAATTGTGGTTCAGGCTGAGAGCGATACCGCCGCCGACCAGGCCTTAGTCGTGGCCGAAACCCACCTGTCGCGCCGGTCGGAAACCACCGGCGCGGGATCAACCCTCTTTCAACCTCGCACCATCCGGGGCGCTGCGCAAAGTAACCCGGCGGCTAACCTGGCGGTTATCTCCGTGGCCGGGCAGTATGCCTCCGCCGAAGCCCGGGAAGCCCTGCGTAACGGGCTGCACGTACTCCTCTTTAGCGATAACGTCCCCCTTGCAGATGAAATAGCTCTAAAAAAATACGCCGTTGACCGCGGCCTGTTGCTGATGGGCGCCGACTGCGGCACGGCCGTTATCAACGGCGTGGCCCTGGGTTTTGCCAACGTTATCCCCCGCGGGCCGGTGGGCATTGTGGCCGCCGCTGGCACCGGCCTGCAAGAAGCCAGCACCCTGTTGGCTAAAATGGGCATTGGTCTGACGCAGGGGATCGGTACCGGCGGGCGGGATATGAAAGAAGAGGTGGGCGGCATGATGATGCTGGCCGGTATCCAGGCGCTTCAGGCCGATCCCGAAACTCAAGCCTTGCTGCTGATTTCCAAACCTCCTTCGCCAACCGTCACCGGGCGGGTGCTGGCGCAAGTTCAACAAAGCAACAAACCAACCGTAATTTGTTTTTTGGGTGGCGACCCCACCCCCATCAATGAGGCGGGCGCCATTCCGGCCCGCACCCTGCAAGAAGCGGCTTACCTGGCCGCAGAGGTGGCCGGTTACGAGGGGCCGGCCGCCGATGAAATGATTGAGCGGGAAACCGCAGACCTAAGGGCGCAAGCGGTCAAACTGAAGGCACAACTAAAACCCGGCCAAAAGTATCTGCGCGGCCTTTTTAGCGGCGGCACTCTGGCCGCCGAAGCCCTGGTCATCTGGGAAGAGATGGCCGTTAACGTTCTGTCGAACGTGGCCGTTGACCCCCGCTTAAAATTAGCTAACGCCACCCATAGTCAGGCTCACTGCGCCGTGGATTTGGGCGAGGACGAATTCACCGTGGGCCGCCCCCACCCCATGATTGACAACGACCTGCGCCTCCGCCGTTTGCGCCAGGAGGCCGACGACCCGGCGGTGGCCGTGATTATCCTGGACGTGGTGTTAGGCTACGGCGCGCACCCCAACCCCGCCAGCGAACTGGGACCGGCTATCCGCGCGGCGCGGCAGCGGGCAGCCGCGGCTGGCCGGGAGTTGGTTGTCGTCGCCTCGGTGACGGGCACGGAAGAAGACCCGCAGCCATTGAGCCGGCAGGTGCAGACGTTAGAAGAGGTGGGAGTAGTAGTGGTTCCTTGTAACGCTGCCGCTGCCCGGCTGTCAGGATTTATGGTGGGGTAAAGGAAAAACTATGACCGAAAATAGCATCCAATCCTTTTTTGGCAATCCCTTAAATGTCATCAACGTGGGACTACACTCCTTTACTGAGAGTTTGCAAGACCAGGGTATATCGATAACGCAGGTGGATTGGAAACCGCCCTTAGCCCCCCGCTTACAGGTGACGCGCCAGGGCATAGATATTGAGGCGGCCAACACCGAAGCCGTGAGCCGTATCCAGCAAGGCCGGCCGGTGTTAATAGATATGGGCCTGGCCCACGAGGTCATCCCCGGTTATCACAACCGGCTCATCCTGCATGCCGGGCCGCCCATTACCTGGGAGCGTATGTGCGGCCCGCAACAGGGCGCAGTAATGGGCGCGCTGGTTTATGAAGGGCAGGCCAAAAACGAGCAGACAGCGGCAGAGCTGGCGGCCAGCGGCGAGATTGAGTTTGCGCCCTGCCACCATTACCACGCCGTAGGGCCAATGGCGGGCATCATCTCCCCCTCCATGCCGGTCTTTATCCTTAAAAACGAAACCTTTGGTAATTTTGCCTACGCCACCCAAAACGAAGGGCTGGGCCGGGTGCTGCGCTACGGGGCCTACGGGCCGGACGTGTACGAACGGTTACGCTGGATGGAGCAGGTGCTTTATCCCGTCCTTAAAGCAGCGCTCGAATCCATTGCCGGCGGCATTGACCTGCGCGCCCTTATCAGCCAGGCCCTGCACATGGGCGACGAGTGCCACAACCGCAACCGGGCCGGAACCTCGCTCTTTTTGCGGGCTATCACCCCGGCCATCATGCGCACCTGCGCCAACCGCGAACGGGCCGCAGAGGTTTTTGAGTTCATTGAACGCAACGACCATTTTTTCCTGAACCTCTCGATGCCCGCCGGAAAGGCCATGCTGGAACCGGCTGAAGGCATTGAGGGTTCCACAATTTTAACCGTAATGGCCCGCAACGGCACCGACTTTGGCCTTCGCCTGGCCGGGCTGCCCGACCGCTGGTTTACGGCCCCGGCCGGAATGGTGGATGGCCTCTACCTACCGGGCTTTACCGAGACCGACGCCAACCCCGACATCGGCGACAGCACTGTTACTGAAACGGCGGGCTTTGGCGGTTTTGCAATGGCCGCGGCCCCGGCTATCGCCCGTTTTGTGGGCGGCTCGCCGCAGGACGCCTTGCAGGCCACCCTGGAAATGTATGAGATTTGTTTTGCCGAGCATGAACATTTTACCATCCCCCCCTTGAATTTTCGAGGCACGCCGCTGGGCATTGACGTGCGTAAAGTGGCCGAAACAGGCATCCTGCCTCGCCTGAATACCGGCATCGCCCACAAAGAGCCGGGCATCGGTATGGTTGGGGCTGGAGTATTACATGCGCCGGAGCAGTGTTTTGCCGAGGCGTTTGAAGTATTTAGAGATTTGTACTGCGTTTAGCCATTCTTGGAAGATTGGAAGCCGGGGAATTATTTAATCGCCCCCCTACTTCATTCACCTATTCAATTTTCAAAATTATTATCAACACAAGGAGGTGTTTATTTATGGATATGGAACTGGAAGGTCTGCTGAGACCCCCCGCGTTTCAGATGGCCCCCTATCCGGCCAAGGTGATTACCCTGGCCACGGGAAAAAAGTTGGTCGTCCGCCAGGTTGAGCGGGAGGACGTGCCCACCCTGCTGCAAGGGGTCAAACCGGCGATTGACATCCCGCGGGATTATTACGACATCGTCGCGGCCCGGTTGTACGCCGAACTGCTGGGTTGGTATCGCTACCGAG
Coding sequences:
- the fdrA gene encoding acyl-CoA synthetase FdrA, translated to MPTKYRIKLSEYHDSVTLMETARKLTQLPGVSDAAVVMATEANKSILQEAGLLLPEIKKAAANDLVIVVQAESDTAADQALVVAETHLSRRSETTGAGSTLFQPRTIRGAAQSNPAANLAVISVAGQYASAEAREALRNGLHVLLFSDNVPLADEIALKKYAVDRGLLLMGADCGTAVINGVALGFANVIPRGPVGIVAAAGTGLQEASTLLAKMGIGLTQGIGTGGRDMKEEVGGMMMLAGIQALQADPETQALLLISKPPSPTVTGRVLAQVQQSNKPTVICFLGGDPTPINEAGAIPARTLQEAAYLAAEVAGYEGPAADEMIERETADLRAQAVKLKAQLKPGQKYLRGLFSGGTLAAEALVIWEEMAVNVLSNVAVDPRLKLANATHSQAHCAVDLGEDEFTVGRPHPMIDNDLRLRRLRQEADDPAVAVIILDVVLGYGAHPNPASELGPAIRAARQRAAAAGRELVVVASVTGTEEDPQPLSRQVQTLEEVGVVVVPCNAAAARLSGFMVG
- a CDS encoding DUF1116 domain-containing protein, with the protein product MTENSIQSFFGNPLNVINVGLHSFTESLQDQGISITQVDWKPPLAPRLQVTRQGIDIEAANTEAVSRIQQGRPVLIDMGLAHEVIPGYHNRLILHAGPPITWERMCGPQQGAVMGALVYEGQAKNEQTAAELAASGEIEFAPCHHYHAVGPMAGIISPSMPVFILKNETFGNFAYATQNEGLGRVLRYGAYGPDVYERLRWMEQVLYPVLKAALESIAGGIDLRALISQALHMGDECHNRNRAGTSLFLRAITPAIMRTCANRERAAEVFEFIERNDHFFLNLSMPAGKAMLEPAEGIEGSTILTVMARNGTDFGLRLAGLPDRWFTAPAGMVDGLYLPGFTETDANPDIGDSTVTETAGFGGFAMAAAPAIARFVGGSPQDALQATLEMYEICFAEHEHFTIPPLNFRGTPLGIDVRKVAETGILPRLNTGIAHKEPGIGMVGAGVLHAPEQCFAEAFEVFRDLYCV